The following is a genomic window from Deinococcus aerolatus.
CCAGCACGCCCAGCACGAATTCCTTGATGGTGCGCCCGCGCGAGACCCGCGCGATGAACAGGCCCACGAACGGGGCCCAGGCGATCCACCACGCCCAGTAGAAGATGGTCCAGCCGCCGACCCAGGTGGCCCCGGTAAACGGCGTCAGGCGGGTGGACAGGTTGATCAGGTCCTGAAGGTAGCCGCCCACGCTGGTGGTGAAGGTGTCGAGCAGAAAGACCGTGGGGCCGAAAACGAACACGCCCAGCATCAGCAGGCCAGCCAGAATCACGTTGGTGTTGGACAGCAGCCGGATGCCCTTGCTCAGGCCGGTCATGGCGCTGATCAGGAACAGCACCGTGACCACCGCGATAATCACCAGTTGCGAGGACGTGCCGATGGTCAGCCCAAAAGCGCTGTTGAGTCCGCTGTTGATCTGCACCGCGCCGAAGCCCAGCGAGGCGGCAACCCCGAAGACGGTGGCAATGATCGCCAGAACGTCGATGGTCTTGCCGATGGGGCCTTCGACCCGGTGGCCCAGCAGGGGCCGGAAGGTGCGGCTGATCAGCGTGGGTTCTCCGCGCCGGAACGAGAAGTAGGCAATCGAGAGGGCCACGACGCTGTAGATGGCCCAGGGATGTAGGCCCCAGTGGAAGAACGAGTACTTCAGCGCGGCGCGGGCTGCCTCGGGTGTGCCGGGGGTCAGGCCGCCGGGCGGCGTCAGGAAGTGCGAGACCGGCTCGGCCACACCGTAGAACACCAGGCCAATGCCCATGCCCGCGCTGAACAGCATGGCAAACCACGACAGCGTGCTGAACTCGGGCTGCTCATCGTCCCGGCCCAGCTTGATTTTGCCGTAGCGGCTGAAGGCCAGAAACAGGCAGAACAGCAGGAAGCCCAGCACTGCCAGCAGGTAGTACCAGCCAAAGGTGCTGGTGGTCCAGGCGACGGCGGCGGTCGCGGCGGCGCCCAGGCCGGCCGGGCTCAGCAGACCCCACAGGACGAACGCGGCGATGATGGCCACGGAAAGATAGAGGACCAAGGGTGTACACCTCCAGAAAAAGTGTTGAGAGAAGCTACAGGGGGCGCGGGACCGGAAGCCCGTCTTCTTCAGAGTCTGCCCATCCCGCCCGAAAGACAAGAGGACCACCTTAACCCAGGCTCATGAGCTGAATGAGTCCCGGTTTACGTTAGCCTGCCTGGGTGTCTGTCCCCCTGCCGCCTGCCTTCTTTGACCGGGACCCCGTCCGGGCGGCGCGTGACCTACTGGGCGGCACGCTGGTGCATGTTCTGCCGGGCGGTGAACTTCTGAGTGGCAGGATCGTGGAGACGGAGGGCTACGATTGTCCGCGTGACCCGGCCTGCACCGCCGGACGGTTTCATGCGGCCCGCAGCGCCGAGATGGCCGTGTCTGCGGGCCGCTGGCTGTTCTGGAGTACGCACGGGCATCCGCTGTTGCAGGTCTCTTGCCGTCCTGAGGGGATTGCCGCCAGCGTGCTGATCCGCGCGCTGGAGCCGCTGCAAGGCCGGGAGCAGATGCTCACGCACCGCCCGGTCACCCGCGGGCGTGACCTGACCAACGGCCCCGCCAAACTGGTCTACGCGCTGGGCATCCGGCCGCCCGAGGTCAGGGGTACAGCGGTGGACAGCGCCGCGCTGCATCTTCTCGCGCCACCTGCGCCCGTGCCCGACGAACAGGTGGAGGTCACGGCCCGCGTTGGAATCCGGGAGGGCCGCAACCTGCCGTGGCGTTTCGTGCTGCGCGGCAACGCATGGGTGTCGCCCGGCCTGCCCAGCATGGACCTGGCGGGCGTGTCGCCGGAAAGAGGAGAGGCCTGAACGTCACCGCGCGGCCCGGCCCACCCTCGGGCAGCCTCTGACCCCGGGCCGCCCTGTTCCCCCGCTATGATGGCCTGCGATGACTCAAGACGGCGGCAAGGGCAACAAGGGGCAGGACAAGAAGGCGCAGCAGTACGGCGTCACCCCCCAGAGCGTGGACTTCAACGACTGGTACAACGAGGTGGTCAAGAAAGCCGATCTCGCGGACAACAGCCCGGTTGCGGGCGCCATGGTGGTCAAGCCCTACGGCTCGGCGCTGTGGGAAAACATCGTGCGCTGGCTGGATGACCGCTTCAAGGCGACGGGCCACGAGTCGCTGATCTTTCCCACACTGATTCCCATGAACTTCATCACCCGCGAGGCCGATCACGTCGAGGGCTTTGCGCCGGAATTGTTCACGGTAACCAAGATCGGCACCGAGGAACTGGCCGAGCCGTACGTGATGCGCCCCACGTCCGAGACGATCATCGGACACATGTGGTCCGGCTGGCTCAACAGCTACCGCGACCTGCCCTTCTTGCACTACCAGTGGGGCAGCGTGTTCCGCGCCGAACTGCGGACCAAGGCGTTCCTGCGGACCTCCGAGTTCTACTGGCACGAGGGCCACACCGCCCACGCCGACGAGGCCGAGGCGCGCGCGGAAGTGCGGATGATTCTGGACCTGTATCACGAATTCTGCCGCGATGTGCTCGCGCTGCCGGTGGTGCGCGGCGAGAAGTCGGCCTCCGAGCGCTTTGCCGGAGCGGTGTCGACCTACAGTATTGAGGGCATGATGCGCGACGGCAAGGCGCTGCAGAGCGGCACGTCGCACTACCTGGGGCAGGCGTTCAGCCGGGCCTTCGACGTGAAGTTCCAGACCCGCGAGCAGAAGGAAGACTTCGCCCACACCACCTCCTGGGCCATTTCCAGCCGCATCATCGGCGCGCTGATCATGACCCACGGCGACGACGCGGGCCTGATGATGCCCCCGAACATCGCCCCGATTCAGGTGGTGATCGTGCCGGTGGGCCGCAAGGACAACTTCGACGAGATGGTGGCCGAGGGCGAACGGCTGGCCGCCCAACTCGCGCAGAACGGCGTGCGCGTGAAGGTGGACAAACGCGACGGCGTGACCAACGGTTTCAAGTACAACGACTGGGAATTGAAGGGCATTCCCGTCCGCATTGAGCTGGGGCCGCGCGATCTGGAAGCGGGCGTGGTGGTGGTCAAGAACCGCAACAGTGGCGAGAAGGAAACGCTGGAACGCGATCTGGCCGTGGGCGGTATGGCAGAACGTCTGGAAGGCATTCAGGCATGGCTGCTTCAGAGGGCCACCGACTTCATGCTGGACAACACCGTCACGGTGGACAACTACGACGACTTCAAGGCCGCCATCGAGGCCGGCAAGTGGGTGCGGGCCTTCCACTGCGGCGAGCCTGAATCCGAGAAGGCCATCAAGGATGAAACCAAGGCCACGGTGCGTAACGTGCCACTGGACGACGCCGAGTTCTTCGCCGAGCGCGAGGAGGGCGGTGTGTGCTTTCACACCGGGAAGCCGGCGGCCTACGGCAAGCGGATTCTGTTCGGGCGGCAGTACTGAAGAGAGGGGGTATGGCTTGTAGGACAAGCCTGCCTCTCTCCTATGCATCAACTTTTGACCACTGCCGTCCTGCCTGCCCCACACTTCATTCACGCTCCCCTGTTCGCCTGCCGAAGTCGCCGCGCCGTACGCCACGGAACGGGGCATCTGCATACGCGTATCGAAACGCATAAGCGCTACAGCGTGGGGCCACCGTGGATCGCCCGCTGGCCCCAGCGACTTTCCAGTGCGGCTGCGGGTATAGGGTCACGGTGGACGCATCATCGGTCTGGGCTTCTCGGCGGGCATTGCGGCGCGGGCGGCCCTGACCGGTGCGGTGACGGCCCGAATGCAGGGCGGCAAGTGGCACGTGTCCAAACGGGTGGCCTTCATCACGGCCCAGCGTTAGGGCCGGACCGCTAGAACACTCGCCAGCGGTAGAACAGGTACCCCAGACCGCCCGCCAGACTGATGGCCAGCGTCAGCACGAACCAGATGCCGTTGGGGTTGCCCTCGAAGGGCAATGGCACGTTCATGCCAAAGATGCTGGTAACCAGCGTGGGAATCGCCACCAGAATCGTCGTGATGGTCAGCACCTTGACCACCTGGTTGACGTTGTTGCTGATCACGCTGGCAAACGCGCCCGCCATGCTGGTCAGAATGTTGCTGGCAATCGACGCCATCTCGATGGCCTGCAGGTTCTCGATCAGCACGTCGTCCAGCAGATCGCTGTCTTCCTCGTACATCTCGAAGATCCGGTCCCGCTTGACCCGCTCCATCATGGCCTCGTTGGCTTTCAGGCCGGTCATGAAATACACCAGGCTCTTTTCCAGCTTCAGCAGGTTCAGCAGTTCGCGGTTCTGCTGGCTGTTTTCCAGCTTGTCCTCAATCACATCCACGCGCTTGTTGATCTGGCGCACGTCGATCAGGAAGCGCTGGGCGTTTCGCAGGAACAATTGCAGCGTCAGGCGGTTTTTCTTGACGGTGCTGACCCGGCGCACCAGACCGCTGATCACGTCCTTGATCACCGGGTTGTCTTCCAGCATGCACACCGTCACCAGACAGTGATCGGTGTGCAGAATGCCCAGCGGCACGGTGTCGTAGGGAATGTCACTGGTGTCGGGCAGCCGGTAACTGGTCTGCATGATGATCAGCAGGTTGCCGTCCTCGCGCTCGAAGCGGGAACGTTCGTCCGGGTCAAGTGGATAGGACAGATAGTCGAGTTCCAGGCCCGTTTCGCGGCTGATGCGGGCCAGTTCCTCGGGACTGGGGGAGGCGGCGTTGATCCAGCAGCCGTCGGTGTAGCCGTCGGTGGTGGTCAGCCGGCCGCCGATGCTGCGGTAGTACGTCAGCATGGGCCGCCCCCCGGCGTCACGGTGGTGTGGGTTGTGGGTGGGTGCATGGCGTCCTCCAGACAGGGGGTGGCGTGAGGCGTGCGCTGGTCAGACCAGCGGGCTTGAGGCCCAGACTGGGGGGGTCAGCTTCCAGCGGTTCAGGGTTCACGTCATCACCTCCTTGTTGTGGGGACGCGGTCTTGGGGGGCAGCACTGAGCTGTTGCGGTGCTGCGCTGGGCAGTTTATGAATCTTGCTCGCAGCCGGCGCGCGGCGCAGAGGCCATGCTAGCCCCCGGCGCGGCTGCGGGGCAAGCCTGGACGGCACAAAAATGCCCCGTACAAAAAAGCCCCCAGTGCGCGACCGGGAGCAGATTGAAACAGGGATGGGCTGCGGTGCCGTGGGATTCAGGCTCCGAAGAACTCGTAGTTCCTGGGAATAAAGCTTTCTTCGCCGGCTGGGACGTCCTCTTCGGGGAAGATGGCGCTGACCGGGCAGGCAGGCACGCAGGCGCCGCAGTCGATGCACTCGTCGGGGTGAATCAGGTACATCTCGCCGGCATCGTAAATGCATTCAACGGGGCAGACCTCGGTGCAAGCCTGATCCTTGGTGCCGATGCATGGACTGGTGATGATATGGGTCATGCAGGACAGTATGCACAGCCGGTGGGGGCGGCGCAAGGGTGAATTGGCACAGCGTTTCGGGGGGAACGGGGCAGCGGATCAGCCTGGCCGCCCCCCCAAGGCCGAAGCCCTATGCCGGTGGTTTTTCCTGGCCCAGATACGCCGCCGCCAGCGCCAGATCCTCGTCCTGGTCCACGTCGGTGCCTACCGCCGCGTGGGGCGTGATCAGGGCGCGGGCCGGCACGCCCAGCAGCTCTGAAACCCTGGTTTCCAGCGCCTTCACCGTCAGGCGGCCGGCTAGCAGGCGCAGCAGGATGCCTGGTCCGATCAGCCCGGCCAGCTTCAGCGGGGCCTTGCGGGCGGCCAGCACCTCGCGCAGCCGGGGCAGGAACTGACCGATCAGCGCCGGATCGAGAATGAAGAGGTTACCCCCGGTGAACGAGCCGTCGCGCAGCCGGGCGTAGGTGCGCCGCACGCCGGGGTACGCAGCCTCGCAGACCTCGCGCCGCACCACCGGGTAGACCAGCGCCGCCTCAGGCGAGGCGCGGTCCAGCACGTCCTGCACCTCGGCGGCGGTCAGCATGGGAATGTCCGCCGTGACCACCAGCACGCGCTGGGCGCCCTGCCCGTCCACCTCCAGCGCCTCGACCCCGGCCTCCAGGTTGGCCAGCAAAGAGCCGTGATCGGTCACGCGCATGTCGATCAGCGGTTCGATCTCGGGTGTCAGCGGGCCGACGTAGGCGATGCGGGCCACCCGCCCGCTGCCGTGCAGGGCGCGCAGCACGTACAGCGCCATCGGCTGGCCGTTCACTGGAATCAGCGGTTTGACGGCCACGCCGTGCGCCGCCGCGAACGCGTCTCCCGGATCGCCGCCGCCCAGCACCACGGCGTCATAGCGCACGGTTTCTATTGCAGTCATCGGGACCCAGCGTAGCAGAGGTGACACTTGTCACCCGTCCTGACAGATGCCCGGCCCTCCGCCCGAGCAGGGTGGATACGGTTTTCTGTGGGTCCGCGCACTGGCGGTCCTGAGGCCCGGCATGTGGGCCAGACGCCCGCGAAGGTTCAAATTAAACTCTGGTGGGACCTAGGACTTCTCACGTCCTGCCCACGGCCCCCACCTAGGGTCAGAGGAGCATTCTTCGGATCTGAATTTCTCATCACCGCAAGCACAGGAGGCTTCACATGTCCATCCTCAAACGTCGTCCGTCCATGACCCTGGCCCAGGCCCTGCTGGTCCTGGGACTGAGTGCCGCGCCCGCCCTGGCACAGGACACTGCCGCACCTGCGCCGCAGCCCAGCGGTCAGCCGGCCTTTGTGCCCCAGACCGTGACCTACGCGAGCGCGGCGGACGCGGCCGCTGCGGCCCAGAAGTTTGCCGAGGAGGCCCGCAGCACGTATCCGAAAGGCAGCGCGAACATCGATCAGGCGCTGTGGACCCAGGCTGCCTCCGCCGCCGAGGCTGCCGTGCTGGCCGAGCCAGACAACGCCGGGTACCTGAAACTGCGCGCCCAGATCTACACCGAAGTCGGGTTCTGGCGCCAGGCCGAGGTGGGCTGGGCGGCGTATTTCAAGGCGGTGCCCGCCGTTCCCGGCAGCCGTGAGGCCCAGCAGGCCGGACAGGCGCAGTACAACCTGGGGTATTCGGCGTATGTCCGCAACCAGCCGGATCTGGCGGCC
Proteins encoded in this region:
- a CDS encoding glycine betaine uptake BCCT transporter: MVLYLSVAIIAAFVLWGLLSPAGLGAAATAAVAWTTSTFGWYYLLAVLGFLLFCLFLAFSRYGKIKLGRDDEQPEFSTLSWFAMLFSAGMGIGLVFYGVAEPVSHFLTPPGGLTPGTPEAARAALKYSFFHWGLHPWAIYSVVALSIAYFSFRRGEPTLISRTFRPLLGHRVEGPIGKTIDVLAIIATVFGVAASLGFGAVQINSGLNSAFGLTIGTSSQLVIIAVVTVLFLISAMTGLSKGIRLLSNTNVILAGLLMLGVFVFGPTVFLLDTFTTSVGGYLQDLINLSTRLTPFTGATWVGGWTIFYWAWWIAWAPFVGLFIARVSRGRTIKEFVLGVLGVPALVSFAWFSIFGGSALNGALAGETAVTEATSADISTALFALLEGLPLGGVLTGIATLLIASFFVTSADSATYVLGLQSSGGRKEPSNPVKLTWGVMQSLIAVALLLSGGLAGLQSASVVAALPFSVIMIGMCVSLLKGLKSEFPASTPVKPQGLVPARPPSDGPQPQP
- a CDS encoding DNA-3-methyladenine glycosylase, with product MSVPLPPAFFDRDPVRAARDLLGGTLVHVLPGGELLSGRIVETEGYDCPRDPACTAGRFHAARSAEMAVSAGRWLFWSTHGHPLLQVSCRPEGIAASVLIRALEPLQGREQMLTHRPVTRGRDLTNGPAKLVYALGIRPPEVRGTAVDSAALHLLAPPAPVPDEQVEVTARVGIREGRNLPWRFVLRGNAWVSPGLPSMDLAGVSPERGEA
- the proS gene encoding proline--tRNA ligase yields the protein MTQDGGKGNKGQDKKAQQYGVTPQSVDFNDWYNEVVKKADLADNSPVAGAMVVKPYGSALWENIVRWLDDRFKATGHESLIFPTLIPMNFITREADHVEGFAPELFTVTKIGTEELAEPYVMRPTSETIIGHMWSGWLNSYRDLPFLHYQWGSVFRAELRTKAFLRTSEFYWHEGHTAHADEAEARAEVRMILDLYHEFCRDVLALPVVRGEKSASERFAGAVSTYSIEGMMRDGKALQSGTSHYLGQAFSRAFDVKFQTREQKEDFAHTTSWAISSRIIGALIMTHGDDAGLMMPPNIAPIQVVIVPVGRKDNFDEMVAEGERLAAQLAQNGVRVKVDKRDGVTNGFKYNDWELKGIPVRIELGPRDLEAGVVVVKNRNSGEKETLERDLAVGGMAERLEGIQAWLLQRATDFMLDNTVTVDNYDDFKAAIEAGKWVRAFHCGEPESEKAIKDETKATVRNVPLDDAEFFAEREEGGVCFHTGKPAAYGKRILFGRQY
- a CDS encoding magnesium transporter CorA family protein is translated as MLTYYRSIGGRLTTTDGYTDGCWINAASPSPEELARISRETGLELDYLSYPLDPDERSRFEREDGNLLIIMQTSYRLPDTSDIPYDTVPLGILHTDHCLVTVCMLEDNPVIKDVISGLVRRVSTVKKNRLTLQLFLRNAQRFLIDVRQINKRVDVIEDKLENSQQNRELLNLLKLEKSLVYFMTGLKANEAMMERVKRDRIFEMYEEDSDLLDDVLIENLQAIEMASIASNILTSMAGAFASVISNNVNQVVKVLTITTILVAIPTLVTSIFGMNVPLPFEGNPNGIWFVLTLAISLAGGLGYLFYRWRVF
- a CDS encoding indolepyruvate ferredoxin oxidoreductase subunit alpha, which produces MTHIITSPCIGTKDQACTEVCPVECIYDAGEMYLIHPDECIDCGACVPACPVSAIFPEEDVPAGEESFIPRNYEFFGA
- a CDS encoding NTP transferase domain-containing protein, which codes for MTAIETVRYDAVVLGGGDPGDAFAAAHGVAVKPLIPVNGQPMALYVLRALHGSGRVARIAYVGPLTPEIEPLIDMRVTDHGSLLANLEAGVEALEVDGQGAQRVLVVTADIPMLTAAEVQDVLDRASPEAALVYPVVRREVCEAAYPGVRRTYARLRDGSFTGGNLFILDPALIGQFLPRLREVLAARKAPLKLAGLIGPGILLRLLAGRLTVKALETRVSELLGVPARALITPHAAVGTDVDQDEDLALAAAYLGQEKPPA